One segment of Cololabis saira isolate AMF1-May2022 chromosome 9, fColSai1.1, whole genome shotgun sequence DNA contains the following:
- the LOC133451188 gene encoding uncharacterized transmembrane protein DDB_G0289901-like, with protein sequence MLLVVLLSVGTSLSESDVKWLIRVARGIKFNSPRAGGNLRRSQSWSPSGNMDRSSGRASPMSWSSGRPSPMSWSSGKGSPMSWSSGKGSPMSWSSGKGSPMSWSSGKGSPMSQSSGKGSPMSWSPGRASQE encoded by the exons ATGTTGCTGGTGGTCCTGCTGTCTGTTGGAACCAGTCTGTCTGAGTCCGACGTGAAATGGCTGATTCGAGTTGCCAGAGGCATCAAGTT CAACTCTCCACGTGCTGGAGGAAACTTGCGCAGATCCCAGTCCTGGAGTCCAAGCGGCAACATGGACAGGAGCTCAGGAAGAGCCAGCCCCATGTCCTGGAGCTCAGGAAGACCCAGCCCCATGTCCTGGAGCTCAGGAAAAGGCAGCCCCATGTCCTGGAGCTCAGGAAAAGGCAGCCCCATGTCCTGGAGCTCAGGAAAAGGCAGCCCCATGTCCTGGAGCTCAGGAAAAGGCAGCCCCATGTCCCAGAGCTCAGGAAAAGGCAGCCCCATGTCCTGGAGCCCAGGAAGAGCCAGCCAGGAGTAG